GTTGTCTCTATGTGAACATAGTGGCAACAGACACAGGGTGGTGGAGACGTTCCTCCCTACGCTCACTGGGATCTGATGTCAGTAGAAAGAAATCCAAGAATAAGGTTCACCTTCAATCGCGCTCTTGTATAACATTCATCAGGTGAAAGTCTTTTAGTATTTGCCAAGGTCGGCGGTGATCTGCACTCTTAAATCGACGTGTATACACTTTGCTACCGCTCGTCCCACAGAGACACGATGGGTTTGGtttaaattcctctctcttctacctCGACAGCTCAACGGGTGCTCCCTGGGTACATCCTTGAACTCTCATGAACTCTCCAGGGCATCACAGCGAAAGCAGATATCGGCCTAAAGACCTCCCTGCTCTCACATGGGCCATTACACAGCAGCTTGAACATATTACAGGCCATCAGTATGCTTGGGACGGCCACTCGCCCCTGTAGCCGTGAATACTGATCCACATGCAAATGAATCTGGTTTGTGGAGCTACTTCGCCAACGAATGAAACATTCATAGACTCAAATATTAACTGCATGACTCGTATAGAGAGCAAGATATTACTCTGGGTGTTACTGAGGGACAGCAAAAAAGGAAGCGTGGATGAGGAGATGAATGTGTTCATTTGGTGGCGCTGAGTTAGATTTCCTTATGCTTAGGATGATAATAGttcttgatagaaaaaaaaaaaaatcatctgcgttatctctctctctctctctctctctctctctctctctctctctctctctctctctctctctctctctctctctctctctctctctctctctctctctctctctctcgttccagaCCAACTGCAAAATTCAGGTTAGTAGCAAACGGAGCCGCGTTCTACTGGAGAACCGTGTTCTCTCGGGGATCCTACAAGAAATGGCATCAGCTCCATCTCTCTTTATCATAATAAAATCAGCCGTGGACAGGGAGGCAAAAAGACGTATGGTAAGGTGCTCGGCTGAAGATATCCGAATAAGTGAAATGATAAGAAGACTAAGAAGTTTTACAAAGACATATATTATCTCTACCTGAGCAGAAAACGACCTGATAAAGTCTACTGGAGCCAAAGTTTTAGCACAGAAACTATGGAACAATCACCCTAGCTACTGTGACGCTGTACAAGAGCCTGACAGGGGAAAAGTTGGATGGTGTAACAGACGTCGAAGATCATAAGAGTAATCATAAATGAGAAAGTAGTAGAATTGAAAGACTGTTTATTATTGATCAGACCAATTGATCAGATTTATGACTGGAATCATAATGAGATCCTTCACTACAGGTGAAAAATGCTCAGTGTGAACACGCAAATCAAAACTGAACATTGCTATGTTGAGAGATCATCTGCCAGACAGGTTTAAATAAGTACGAAAAATTAGGTAAAAGGGAATTCAGAAGTATGTCACTAGTAAAATCGAGGGCCTGTATATGTTCAAGTCCAGGTCGAGGCagtcgttccacagtcaacccagcttttcatccttcccTGTGGAGAGcttgataaaatggatacctggcttgtGCTAgggtatatacgagtatatataatGGGAGATCAaatcagaaatggaaggatggagtgaaaaaagttttgagctccctgggcttgaacatacaggaaggtgagaggcatacacgggatagagtaaattggaaagatgcggattcgaagtgctgtcaatgggctgaatcatggcatgtgaagcggccgggagaATCTACTGGAAGGTggcacatagaattgaatgcgACAGCATATATAGTGTTATTAATCTTTTTTATATTCTCTAATTTTCTTAGTACTATtattgagtgagtgctcaagcaacagttgtccaaaattattcattccatttcaatcaagcttttgccttcacagaggcatcgtcAGAAATCtacaaaacagagaaaaaaactgctccacaaaacttggatatgatatgtcaAATGCAAGCAAAACATATATAAGTAGCACATTTGGGGAAAAAATCCAaagtacatagcacataaaagtaagggaaaacacaaAAAGTGACATAAATTAACATcgtcatgaagggtagtatgagttacaatctaaatacataatatggaaacagaagtggaaaaacttacagttgagaaAACACAGACCTATATTCAACGAGGTAAAGTTATAGACAATCCTTCACTAAAcacactaagttgggccaagcgagaccatCATTGTGGagtcaaacatcatgaacaaaagcatggtaCCAGACTAACGAAGGAAACTATAGTGAagcgagaagtaggagaccaaattggaggtggaaggatagagtgaaaaagattttgagcgattggggcctgaacatgcaggaggaggaaaggcgtgcaaggaatacagagaattggaacgatgtggtataccggggtcgacgtgttgtcaatggattgaaccagggcatatgaagcgtctggggtaaaccatggaaagttctgtggggccttgatatggaaagggtgtgtggtttaggtgcattatacatgacagctagagactcagtgtggacgagtgtggcctttgttgtcttttcccagcactacaaggcgcgcgtgcgaggggaggaggggtgtcatttcatgtgtggcggtgtggcgacggaaatgaataagtaggtatgaattatgaacatgtgcatatatgcatatgtcggtgtatgtatatatatgtatacgttcaattgtataattatgtatatgagcgtgtgtagacgtgtatgtatatacatgtgtatgtgggtgggttgggccattctttcgtctgttttcttgcgctacctcactgacgcgggagacagcgacaaagtataatgaatgaataaatatataaatatataaatatataaatatgtaaatacataaataagctgagagtaaatgtgaatgagcgcaaggttattaggtacagtagggttgagggacaagtcaattgggaggtaagtttgaatggagaaaaacgggaggaagtgaagtgttttagatatctgggagtggatttgccagcggatggaaccatggaagcggaagtgaatcatagggtgggggagggggcgaaagttctgggagcgttgaagaatgtgtggaattcgagaacattatctcggaaagcaaaaatgggtatgtttgaaggaacagtggttccaacaatgttatatggttgcgaggcgtgggctatagatagagttgtgcggaggagggtggatgtgctggaaatgagatgtttgaggacaatatgtggtgtgaggtggtttgatcgagtaagtaataatagggtaagagagatgtgtggtaattaaaagagtgtggttgagagagcagaagagggtattgaaatggtttggtcacatggagagaatgagtgaggaaagattgaccaaaaggatatatgtgtcagagctggaggaaacgaggagaagtgggagaccaaattggaggtagaaagatggagtgaaaaagattttgagtaatcggggcctgaacatgcaggagggtgaaaggcgtggaaggaatagagtgaattggaacaatgtggtataccgtggtcgacgtgctgccaatggattgaacctgggcatgtgaagcgtctgggctaaaccatggaaagttctgtggggcctggatgtgaaaagggagctgtggtttcggtgcattatacatgacagctcagattggggtgtctaaatgtgtgtggatgtaaccaagatcagaaaaaaggagagatgggtagtatgtttgaggaaaggaacctggatgttttggctctgagtgaaacgaagctcgagggtaaaggggaagagtggtttgggaatgtcttgggagtaaagtcaggggttagtgagagggcaagagcaagggaaggagtagcactactcctgaatcaggagttgtgggagtatgtgatagagtgtaagaaagtaaattctcgattgatatgggtaaaactgaaagttgatggagagtgatgggtgattattggtgcatatgcatctgggcatgagaagaaagatcatgagaggcaagtgctttgggagcagctgaatgagtgtgttagtggtttgatgcacaggaccgggttaaagtgatgggtgatttgaatgcaaaggtgagtaatgtggcagttgagggaatgattggtatacatggggtgttcagtgttgtaaatggaaatggtgaagagcttgtagatttatgtgctgaaaaaggactggtgattgagaatacctggtttaaaaagcgagatatacataagtatacgtatgtaagtaggagagatgccaagagagcgttattggattacgtgttaattgactggcgcgcaaaaaagagacttttggatgttgatgtgctgagaggtgcaactggagggatgtctgatcattatcttgtggaggcgaaggtgaagatttgtaggggttttcagaaaagaagagagaatgttggggtgaagagagtggtgagagtaagtgagcttgggaaggagacttgtgtgaggaagtaccaggagagactgagtacagaatagaaaaaggtgagaacaaaggacgtaaggggagtgggggaggaatgggatgtatttagggaagcagtgatggcttgcgcaaaagatgcttgtggcatgagaagagtgggaggtgggttgattagaaagggtagtgagtggtgggatgaataaattaaattattagtgaaagagaagagagaggcatttggacgatttttgcagggaaataatgcaaataagtgggagtggtgggatgaataaattaaattattagtgaaagagaagagagaggcatttggacgatttttgcagggaaataatgcaaataagtgggagatgtagaaaagaaagaggcaggaggtcaagagaaagatgcaagaggtgaaaaagagggcaaatgagagttggggtgagagagtatcattaaattttagggagaataaaaagatgttttggaaggaggtagataaagtgcttaagacaagcgagcaaatgggatcttcagtgaagggggctaatgggaaggtgataacaagtagaggtgatgtgagaaggaggtggagtgagtattttgaaggtttgttgaatgtgtttgatgatagagtggcagatatagggtgttttggtcgaggtggtgtgcaaagttagagggttagggaaaatgatttggtaaacagagaagaggtagtaaaagctttgcggaagatgaaagccgggaaggcagtgggtttggatggtattgcagtggaagttatcaaaaaagggagtgactgtattgttgactggttggtaaggttatttaatgtatgtatgattcatggcgaggtgcctgaggattggcagaatgcgtgcatagtgccattgtacaaagtcaaaatctttttcactccatatttccacctccaatttggtctcccacttctcctcgttccctccacctctgttataaccatggagacatcacacacccctgccgcaaaccaacattcactgagaatcaatcactttcccctcttccaactcgtacacatgccttataccctcgataaaaagttttcactgcttctaacaacttgcctcccacaccatatattcttaataccttccatagagcatctctatcaactctagcatatgctttctccagatccataaaagctacatacaaatccatatgcttttctaagtatttctcacatacattcttcaaagcaaacacctgatccacacatcctctaccacttctgaaaccacactgctcttccccagtctgatgctctgtacatgccttcaccctctcaatcaataccttcccataaaatttaccaggaatactcaacaaacttatacttctgtaatttgagcactcacttttatcccctttgactttgtacaatggcactatgcacgcattccgccaatcctcaggcacctcaccatgagtcatacatacattaaataaccttaccagccagtcaacaatacagtcacccccttttttaataaattccactgcaataccatccaatcctgctgccttgtcggctttcatcttccgcaaagcttttactacctcttctctgtttaccaaatcattctccctaacctctctcaccttgcacaccacctcgaccaaaactagtatgtgtgcatatataatcATATCAATGATAGTGCATCAGTCCCTCGCATCCTAGTGTGTTCACTAACATCCTGTTACACGAAATTTGACAGTGTTTGGTAAGAACTTGTGTCTTCATGACCCTCTGGCACCATGAGAATGTGGAAATacgccacccaccccacccaagtctATTTATTGTTATAATCCACCACTATCAGTACTTCACCATCTCTGGGTAGGACGCCTTTTACTGATCCACGCACCACCGCAGATGTCCCATCATCGTTATCACTGAGCATCTGTTCTGGATCGTTAGAAAGCTTTTTGGAGGATAATGATATGGACTTCTTTCCTACTGCAATTACTCCAGCAAAAACGAACTGTCTCAGTAGGCtatatttcattatttcctaAAGCTTGTAGCTAGCTTTTATCAAGAAGGcccacttttcctcctcttcctttgtcctttctttccctccttaccATCACGTAACCCCCTCTGaacagaacaggtgagatcttatcccTTTAGTCAGCATCATTTCCACAACTTTAATAGGTGCGATTTCCtctatacgatccttgaattctaGGTCTTCACTCTTTGCTACTAATCCATCTGTATTTGCTGGCATACCTTTGAGTGTGACATTGCCATCATCGTACAATTCTGCCCTCTGTGTGGTGCATATGGGGATGCTTCctcatgatgtgtgtttgtgtgcgtgtgtgttgaatTTTGTGAATACACAGAAGAAAAGAACGACAAATAATTTTTTGACAAGTTTATTAGATTAATACATTACCTCTTAAATGATGTTATCTGTTTTGATAATCATTTTTGCGCAGAATCGTATGTAAAAAAGCAAGTCCATATAGGGAGTAGGGCGATTGTGACAGCCTATCAAATAGATATGTACAAACGGCTTAACATGAAGATCCTCATGTGTCTAGTTTACAGTTGGTGATACAATGACAcagtgtgggagatgtatgactGGGATGACACTGTGACACACAGTGTAGATGTATGACTGAAATGACACAGTAAAAATGTGGGAGATGCATGACTGGCATGACAGTATGACACACTGTGGAAGATGTATGATTGGCATGGCATTGTGACAATGTGGGAGATGTATGACTGGCATGACAGTGTGTGACACACACTGTAGGAGATGTATCACTGGCATGGCACTGTGATAAGTGATCATTGCTTACATCGTACACTCCCATCACACTAAACAGACGTATCGCTTGAATTAGGTCGATCCAGCTTCTGGAATTGGGATGACTTTCTCTTGATTAGATTGTCCAGTTTGTACCAGATTGGACCCCAGTCTGGGTTCAGGGCACATGTATGCTCGATAATGGCTCTCAGTTTCAACTCAAGCGCCACCGGCAACCAGGGGGACAACAGCACAAGCCTGGCCAGGTGGTTCTTGAAGCAGTTGCTACGCATGTTGTAAAGGTACCAGTTCCAGGAGGAGCTGAGGACGTACATCCAATTGACGACGAAGCGAACTTGGGTCGTCAAGtttgggatgaggaggaggaattgcgGGCCGACTGAGGCGAGGTACGCTATCAGGATCAGCTTCATGGTTCTCATGATGTGACGGTCGTCCATCTTTTGCTGTTTCACTTGGGTAATTGGACTGTGTTTGGTCAACTCAATGAGTTCTTCCCGAGATCGGATATGAAAGGTTCTCATGGCCTCCACTGAAGCGACAACTGTGAACaagaagagaaaagtgaggtaAGCGCTCTGAACCAGGAAGGCGGTTTGTGCTACTCCAAATTTCTCTTCGGTGGAAACCAGAAAGGTAAGCTTGCTGACGGGGTCGAAGAAGCTACCAGACTCGCCGCCCAAAAATTTCACCAGAGGAAATGCAATCGCAATGAGCCACATGACGAGCACAACCCCACCGAGCCGATGAAGGGTGAGGAACGTCTTCCCTCCGTGATACTTGCACATCAAAAGCCTCTCGAGAGCGAGCCATGACAGACACTGGATCGACATCACAGACGTAATATCATACATTATAGCACAGAAGCTTGAATAACCGCTTTGGATGATCATTGGTTCATTCATGGTGCCATAGATCCACGGAACGTATGTTAAGGTGTTCAGCTCAAGGTGGGCCAGGGGACTAGTCATTAGACGGAGGGTGTTGTGCATCGTCAGGATCATGACGAAGACGCCACGTAGAAGGTCCGTGATGGCAAGGAACGTGCGGACGATCTGCCAGGCGTTAACTTTGTTGGCTCTGCTGACCATAGTGGCAACGACCAGGATGTTCCCAAGGAGCGTCACCACCAGCGCCGCGAAAACAGCCGAGAGGATGACAACTTCAAGTACTTTCTGTCCAGTTGCTAGGTAGTCCCACGTTACGACCACGTCACTGGCGTTCCCCATGTACATCAACACGTCAGATCTACTGGAGGTGAGCCAAAATATGTCTTGGCTTAGACGGCTGCGAATCTCTGGCACTTTCAGCAAACGCTTGACCGTCTCGTTACCAGAGGTCGTTAATCTAATCCAGTCGAGCTGGTTCGCCTTTATTTCCACGTCGCCACAACACACTTCACAGTCACTTAACAAATGAGCGTAAGATTCATAAACATACACTTGCTGGATTCGTTGCCAACATCTTTCCCCGGACACCCTGTCTACCGTTGGTGGCTGAGAGGGCCTGAGCGTGGAGACACTGACGGTGGGTTCCTGACGGATCGTGAATGCAGTTGAGTCATGTCTCGCGCCCACGACAACGGTTATGATGACGGCACTCAGAGTCACCACGCCTCCGAGACACGGGCAGGAGTGAGGCCAGTGGCCCGCCATGATCTGTAAGAACAGGATTTAGAATCAATGACAGACGATTACGTCGCCAGggttgacacgtgtgtgtgttatgactataatctcaaagATTGCCCTCAAACGCTTCCAATGTTGCGGGTAAAACAGACTATCTATTGTAACTGTGAAAAAGTCGAGCTCTGAAAAGCGAGTGTTGTATCTGTCTTTGTCATCTGTACAAGCTGCTGTTGACTTAGGCCGCAGTGTGGGGGTTTGGCGTGCACCGTGACTCACCTTTGGTGCGGCGGTGTCCCGTCACTCACAGCGGCTTGGGGAGGGGAAGATCTGCCGGGAGGGTCAGTGGATGCGTGAGGCGTCGGCCGTGGACCACTCAGAACTAAGGCGGGGCGTCTTGCCCgccagttagccagccagccacggaACGCACCTCCTGTgggacaccacaccacatcatatgTATATTGTAGAAATtgaatgatcatcattatcatctttattttcattatcattattatcattatcattattactactattattgtttttatcatcattttcattattgcaattatcattattatcattactattattattattattattattattattactattattatcattattattattataattatcattgttatcattactattattattactattatcatcattatcatcattattattatcattatcatttatcttgattattactgtaattatcattaccattattactgttactatcattattattattattattattattattatcattattattattattgttattattattattattattattattattattattattattattattattattattattattattatcattattgttattattattattattattattattattattattatcattatcatcattattgttattcttatcattattatcattattatcaatatcattatcattatcatgtatcaaatgttttcttattatcatcaattattataattattgttatgatcttaatcataattatattagcCTATGTAAAGGTAATTTCAAGAGTCAGATCAAAAAGGCCATCTTCATCTTCATAAAgttacatcttcactataccgcCGTCTTTACCACATGATCACTATGTTCGCCACGtacccatcatcactacatctttATCCTCGCCTCACCCCATCTGCCTTACACCACCATCTTCAAAATTCCCTTACCTTCACCAAGCTAGGCTCAAGGCCAGCCTTTCAGCTGGCCTTGATCCtttttccatacacacacacacacacacacacacacacacacacacacacacacacacacacacacacacacacacacacatacacacacacacacacacacacacacacacacacacacacacacacaaacacacacacacacacacacaaacacacacacaaatacatagagggaaacagaaagacaaacaaaCTTCACCATTATTGATATATAGATTAACATATCATTACaatgttattattagtagtagcagtagtagaattactatgattattatttctattatcattaatatagttattattattatcattatcattattagtattactattattatcattattattattattattattattattattattattattattattattatcattattattattattattattaataatattattattattattattattattattattattattattattattattattattattattattattattattattactattgttattattattattatcattatcattgttattatagttattgttattatcattatcattattaccatcattcctattattatttttattattattattatgaaaaaaagaaaaaaagaattattattatcattattattattattactatcattattattatcatcatcattactattattttaattattgctatcaatgttattatcattgttatcattatcattattatcattgtcattatcatcattatcattattatcattatcattattaccatcattatcattatcaatgttattattattattatcattataatcacttgtattattgctattgttatcatcattattttcatcattatcattattaccatcattatcattatcaatgttattattattattatcatcattataatcacttgtattattgctattgttatcatcattatttttatcattatcattattaccatcatcacatacgTCACCCACGTAACGAAATATTTGAGAAGATTTGTTACAAGCGtgacgtaatgacccagtgtgAGTGGCGTCTGTGATAAACGGGTTAGGCCGGATACGCACGTCACCCGGGACTTTTCCCCAACATTTTGGTGTGCATTAGGGGCCTCCCCGTGGCTTACAATCACAGGATATTATGTCGCCTCCGTAAAcattctcagtttttttttttatttctttatatttgatcgttgtttcccgcgtttgcgaggaagtaccaggataaataatggccatgtatatatatatatatatatatatatcatacaaacctcgaacagccaggatcgaacccgggacccctatgcaacaggcgggagcgctaccgctaggctatgatcgccccttaaataaggaaataactattcgaatactatgtactcgaatacccttcgtttagtcaacaagctaaacaatatcaatgttaattttgatatcaaactagttagctttgatgtttcctcactttttactaaagttccagttgatgaccttttcgaatatttatttgatgtcttggatgatattcatttacctgtttcaaagtctattttcactgaactgataaaattgggtataaaagactgtgtatttcaaatcaattatgctcaaaaatttgttatgacaatgggtaaccctctttcacctgtactaagtaatctttatgttagattaatttaaacaaaattattaaagggtatcttaccttttaatgcaatttggtttaggtatgtagatgatgttcttagtgtttggccaacaaatgaaaatttacaaatatttctccccttacttaacaatttagtaccttccatcaaatttactgtagaaaatgaaaataatggtatgttaccatttttagattgcatgatccatagacaaggaaacaagtttaagtttagcatattcagaaaacccaccaatatatgctcatatatccattattactcatctcaacatgacacagttaaattatcatcatttcaatctatgttccctaaggcattacgtatttgcagtccagagtttattgatgatgagtttgagaggatatattcattggatctaagttaaatctttcattgataaatcccttaagttagcaaagaaaccattttatatagttgagcccaaacctcccattgacaccaaaaatcttttcgttctccctttcaataataatttcactttacttcccacacacacacatatgtatatatatatatatatatatatatatatatatatatatatatatatatataaatatatatatatatatatatatatatatatatatatatatatatatatatatatatatatatattacggaagatgaaagccggcaaggcagcaggtttggatggtgttgcagtggaatttatgaaaaaagggggtgactgtattgttgactggttggtaaggttatttaatgtatgtttgattcatggtgaggtgcctgaggattggcagaatgcttgcatagtggcattgttcaaaggcaaaggggataagagtgagtgctcaaattacagaggtattagtttgttgagtattcctggtaaattatatgggagggtattgattgagagggtgaaggcatgtacagagcatcagactggggaagagcagtgtggtttcacaagtgatagaggatgcgtggatcaggtgtttgctttgaagaatgtatgtgagaaatacttagaaaaacaaatggatttgtatgcagcatttatggatctggagaaggcatatgatagagttgatagagatgctcggtggaaggtactaagaatatatggtgtgggaggcaagtttttagaagcagtgaaaagtttttatcgaggatgt
The window above is part of the Panulirus ornatus isolate Po-2019 chromosome 55, ASM3632096v1, whole genome shotgun sequence genome. Proteins encoded here:
- the LOC139765425 gene encoding uncharacterized protein; translation: MAGHWPHSCPCLGGVVTLSAVIITVVVGARHDSTAFTIRQEPTVSVSTLRPSQPPTVDRVSGERCWQRIQQVYVYESYAHLLSDCEVCCGDVEIKANQLDWIRLTTSGNETVKRLLKVPEIRSRLSQDIFWLTSSRSDVLMYMGNASDVVVTWDYLATGQKVLEVVILSAVFAALVVTLLGNILVVATMVSRANKVNAWQIVRTFLAITDLLRGVFVMILTMHNTLRLMTSPLAHLELNTLTYVPWIYGTMNEPMIIQSGYSSFCAIMYDITSVMSIQCLSWLALERLLMCKYHGGKTFLTLHRLGGVVLVMWLIAIAFPLVKFLGGESGSFFDPVSKLTFLVSTEEKFGVAQTAFLVQSAYLTFLFLFTVVASVEAMRTFHIRSREELIELTKHSPITQVKQQKMDDRHIMRTMKLILIAYLASVGPQFLLLIPNLTTQVRFVVNWMYVLSSSWNWYLYNMRSNCFKNHLARLVLLSPWLPVALELKLRAIIEHTCALNPDWGPIWYKLDNLIKRKSSQFQKLDRPNSSDTSV